A genomic region of Deinococcus sp. KSM4-11 contains the following coding sequences:
- a CDS encoding low specificity L-threonine aldolase, with amino-acid sequence MTPAVIADLRSDTVTTPTPAMREAMAQAAVGDDVYGEDPTVNALQAEVARLTGHEAGLFMPSGSMTNQVGIAVHTRRGEEVICAEGSHIYEWELGMMAAFSGVVPRFVPAPLGVPAPEDVRAAVRHSVHQSPTGLISLENTHNKAGGTVIPLDVLAQIRAVADDEGLPLHLDGARVFNAAAALGVPLSEITRHFHTVSVCLSKGLGAPVGSVLVGSAEHMKEAHRYRKMLGGGMRQAGILAAAGLIALRDGPTWLQDDHSRARTLAEALVGAGYDVNLAAVQTNIIYATIPDAAGRSAAWAEKGVLANALGPDSVRFVLHHQIDDDALDGAIRVLTA; translated from the coding sequence ATGACCCCTGCCGTGATTGCCGATCTGCGTTCCGATACCGTCACCACGCCCACGCCTGCCATGCGCGAGGCCATGGCGCAGGCGGCGGTGGGCGACGACGTGTACGGCGAGGATCCGACCGTCAATGCCCTCCAGGCCGAGGTGGCGCGCCTGACCGGTCATGAGGCGGGGCTGTTCATGCCGTCCGGCTCGATGACCAACCAGGTGGGGATCGCCGTGCACACGCGCCGGGGCGAGGAGGTCATCTGCGCCGAGGGCAGCCACATCTACGAGTGGGAGCTGGGCATGATGGCCGCGTTCAGCGGCGTGGTGCCGCGCTTCGTGCCCGCGCCGCTGGGGGTGCCCGCGCCGGAGGACGTCCGCGCGGCCGTGCGGCATTCGGTGCACCAGTCGCCCACCGGCCTGATCAGCCTGGAGAACACGCACAACAAGGCGGGCGGCACTGTGATCCCGCTGGACGTCCTCGCGCAGATCCGCGCTGTGGCCGACGACGAGGGTTTGCCCCTGCACCTCGACGGCGCGCGGGTCTTCAATGCCGCCGCCGCGCTGGGCGTGCCGCTCTCCGAGATCACGCGGCACTTCCACACGGTCAGCGTGTGCCTGAGCAAGGGGCTGGGCGCGCCGGTGGGCAGCGTGCTCGTCGGCAGCGCCGAGCATATGAAGGAGGCGCACCGCTACCGCAAGATGCTCGGCGGCGGCATGCGGCAGGCGGGCATTCTCGCGGCGGCGGGCCTGATCGCCCTGCGCGACGGCCCGACCTGGCTGCAGGACGACCACAGCCGGGCGCGCACCCTCGCCGAGGCCCTGGTCGGGGCCGGGTATGACGTGAACCTCGCGGCTGTCCAGACGAACATCATCTATGCGACCATCCCGGACGCCGCTGGGCGCAGCGCCGCGTGGGCCGAGAAGGGCGTGCTCGCCAATGCCCTCGGGCCGGATTCAGTGCGCTTCGTGCTGCACCATCAGATCGACGACGACGCGCTGGACGGCGCGATCCGGGTGCTGACCGCCTGA